One genomic segment of Sanyastnella coralliicola includes these proteins:
- a CDS encoding SH3 domain-containing protein, producing the protein MRSILAILFLLIQIPSFSMDKIEAERLFFEANAAFEAELYSDAYATYDSIATDYRSFELCFNAGNAAFKAGMLGESILYYERARKINPTADDLLVNLAIANEKVADRIPELKGLGVENIWSAITATDRLGMWTWIALLGNVIGFGLLMIWLFSRSGGLKRALFWIGAVMIFLAMASYVISRVSYSRIQANTEAVIMSPKVDVKNGPNENGSNAFVLHEGTKVKIQTVEGAWTEIRIANGQVGWVKNNAIEGI; encoded by the coding sequence ATGAGAAGTATCCTAGCCATTCTGTTCCTGCTCATTCAGATTCCGAGCTTCTCAATGGATAAGATTGAGGCTGAACGCTTGTTCTTCGAAGCTAATGCAGCTTTTGAAGCAGAGTTGTACAGTGATGCCTACGCAACCTATGATTCTATTGCCACAGACTACCGAAGTTTTGAACTATGCTTTAATGCAGGAAACGCTGCATTCAAAGCAGGTATGTTGGGCGAAAGCATATTGTACTACGAACGCGCACGAAAGATCAATCCCACTGCTGACGACTTGTTGGTGAATTTGGCCATTGCCAACGAAAAGGTAGCCGACCGCATTCCTGAGTTGAAAGGTTTAGGAGTAGAAAACATTTGGAGTGCCATTACCGCAACTGACCGATTGGGTATGTGGACATGGATTGCCCTTCTAGGCAATGTGATTGGATTTGGACTATTGATGATCTGGCTATTCTCTCGTTCAGGAGGGCTGAAGCGCGCTTTGTTCTGGATTGGTGCCGTCATGATCTTCTTGGCCATGGCGTCTTACGTGATCTCTCGTGTGAGTTACTCGCGGATTCAAGCCAATACAGAAGCGGTGATCATGTCTCCAAAAGTTGATGTAAAAAATGGTCCGAACGAAAATGGTTCGAATGCTTTTGTCTTGCATGAAGGAACAAAGGTGAAGATCCAAACGGTAGAAGGTGCTTGGACTGAGATTCGCATTGCGAATGGTCAAGTAGGTTGGGTGAAGAACAACGCTATCGAAGGTATATAA